The genomic window aacTGAATCTGAAGAGAAAGTGGGTCATTGTTGCTGTTCTGTAGTGAGGAATGGGCTGAAATTCCTCTAGACTGTGGGAGGTTCACATACATGTAATACTGGATCATTTTCCTGAATAATTTCTGCATAACTAGTAATATTTCTTGAATGGGTCATTTTGAGGGTTTTGTGTGTTAACCCGCTGATGTCTTGGGTCAAATTtatgcacacatgcaaaactGCTTGTcactaaaaaataaatgaggtAAATGAGGTTGTTCatcagaaatacatttttaatattgcattttgtttgtgtcttaccGCCATGTAGGGTTTGCAGCCGGCGTCCATTGTTTTGGCCACAGAGTCCACCAGGTAGCCACTGATGCCGAAGTCGCACATCTTCACCTGGCCCAATATGTTGATCAGCACGTTGGAGGGCTTCACGTCTGgagaaaataaacagcacattATCGAAAGGTGTTTGAGGTTTGCTGTTAAGGCCTGAAGGCGCGTGGTTGCCATGGAGGTTTCGACACAGGAAGGATTAATCGTTCAATCATCAGCGTGTGGTTAACAACTTTCAGCTGTGCGGTTTACAAGTCATGTACAGTAAGTTCACAGTTGCACATATTCAAAAATGTCCTTCAGATTTTAAGCTTTATTCATGTCAATCTTTCAAAAAAAAGGGGTGAGTCATTTCCTCACTGTGAACACAAATCCAACACTGAGGGCAATATTTTACTGCCAAAATCCACACAAATCAGAGAAAAAGATACTCATTTAGCAGCCTTAACATAGCACTGAACACTGATCCTGAGAAGGATCTGCattagaaagaaagaaggaagaagcATCTGAGTGGATATAGACCCTGAGATTTAATGGGTTTGCACTTAGTCTCTTACCTCTGTGTATGACTTGCAGATTGCTGTGCAGATGCTCCAAAGCTTTTACTATCTGAAATAACACAGCCCATTAATAAGCAAATCTGTCACAGGAAGCTCTTTTTAATTGATGCCGTTGTGCAGTTACAAGTGTTGCGAGTGAACCCACTGAGACAGCGATCTTGCCCAGGATGTCCTCTGGGATAGTCAGACCCTTCTCTATCACCTGCTTGTAGAACTTATCTAGGGAGGTGTCCATCAGCTCCATGCAGATCCAAACGTCACCCTGGCAACAGGGAAACAGATTTGGGAAAGAGATTCaggcacaaaaaacaaaaagcagccggattttaaacagacagacaggaagcggTAGATTCGTCACACCGAGGAAATCCTGAACATCCTACTCGATGCTGCAGGAAGCTTTCTGCATCCAATGTAAAAATATATCTTATTGGGTCTtagctctttctttctttcgtttttttatttctctgatcttgggctgaatttgctgtgacagctgtcttgaatgtttccacttctTCAATCTCCTacaatctttctcactgtagaacattgaactccaaatagtttgaaatggttttaaaagtctttccagattgatgcagcaacagtagcttctctaacaccattgtttatgtctttctcttttGTCATTgtattaacacacacctgaatgtttcagagcagcaaactgtcaaaacgtctgtttttatagaggtctgtacacctgctgatgatcaattcatcaaggactgatcatcagcagcacctgctgcagctcacactatAGCATTAAGAGGGGACATAACAcattttgctaaataaataataaaatatgttgttgttcatctgaggttgtatttgccCAACACTAAGACCCACCGCTTTAATTGATCTCTCTTTGAGAAAATGTAAGCTCAGTGTATAAAATATCTACCTCTCTGAATAGCGCTCCATAGAAGGTGACTGTATAAAAACAGTCCACTGTCCTCATGGAGATGTCCAGGTCCATGAGAAGCCTCTTCTGCTCCTGAGTGTTCACTGTGGCCCGAATCCgctgaggaaaaagaaggaccTCATGAATACGCACATGAAATATGGACAACATTTATACATTTCTTTCACCCACCTTAACGGCCATGATCACATCACTAGGCACGTGTCTCATCTTGTCCACCACGCCGTACGCTCCTCGGCCAAGCTCGCAAATCTGCTCCAGGTCATCTGCCTTCACCTCGAAATTCTGCTCGACAAGGACGAGTGTGAGTGAATGTCACATCTGCTACCTAGCAAAAtgtctccttcacagcacaCCAagacattattacattattaaccaaaggaaaaaaaaaaatcagtttgacGTGTGGCCAGCTcgagcagagaaaaaaaaagcagactcTTTTGCCAATGGAAAATTCCACTTATTTGAtgagtttaaaataaatatttttacagcCTGATGGGTAATAAAAAACATTCCAGTCTCCCCACAATGAGAAGTGTTCAATTCAGGCTGTAATGTTCACTGGGCCATTCTTTACAGCGAACAGGCCCATTATTAAGCCAAGCTGCGTAGAGCAACCAAAatacacagagacataaagagCAGTAAGACGTTATGTAAGAGTatgtggaggagaaaaaaaatactgaatggGATTATAAAAGGTGGAAAAATGACAGTAAACATGACCCTAAACATAAACAGAATAGTTACCTTCTCTCCGATAGTTACACAAGCTTTGGAATCCAAATCTCTGGGtggtctgaaacacacacaaattattacttattattatGTAACAATGCTAACTATCATGTTAAATAATCCTAGTGAACATTGGTTATGGGTTATGACATACATAGAGAGCACTATGTAGTGTGCACTATGAAGTAAGTAGGGAGTGATTTCAGGGTAAGCCTATATAAAACAGATTAGCTACATTACATTAGCATTAACCTGTGGCAATCCTGCATCTTTTAATAGCTCAAGAGCAACGATACTAACGACAGAACGAAGAAAATAAAGTGAGAAGTTTCTGAAAGTGTcttttggttgttgtttttatgagtCATCCCATGCACAGTTGGCACGAAAAAAGtgtacatgtttatttctgctgtaaagtttttgATATGGGAGTATTTTTGACTCGCTTTTGGGGCCTGACCCTAACCCCTAGTGGCTGCAGAGAGAACTGAACTTTTTACTTTATTTCTAAGCCTTGGAGGTAAACATTGCCTATTTTCTTAAAATAAAGTCttataaaaagtattaaaaataaaaaaacacatctaaaaataaaataaattataaaaaaatatataatttataataaatctgaattaaagaaatgaaatacattattattattattattattaatcaacAAATCATTTTCTGAGCTCAGAATTGATGATGTTGTTTACCATTACATTTGCATTGCTTTTTTGATTTAAAAGCAATCAGGTTGGTGCACAGTAGAACTTGAAAAGTAAAAAACCTATTGCAAGAGCCTGGAGCATGCGTGTTACATTATGCAGTGACTTACACAGCGGCAGGAGTAGGCTGCTCAAACACCTCCTTAGAGAGCTTGAGCACCGGCTTCCTCTTACCTGAAAAGAAAGATGCACATCATTAGAAGGTCATGATCTGTACGACACTGCAAGTTAGAGCCACCAAAACACAActgtgtatgaaaaaaaaagacttaatcCGGTAGTTGATTTCACTGTGAGTCATTATGGATTCATTCTAAAATAGTAAAAATGAACCCTGCTTTATACCTGTAACTCCCTGTGCACTGACATTTGTGTAAGAGCTGAGTGAGTagaagcagcagactgatgagGCTCCAGAGGACGGTTTTGCTGGCAGCAGAGCATACCACAAGATGAAAGCATACTTAACTGCTTAACATAGCTCGAGATGAGAGATCATCAccttttcctctgtttttccCTTCAGCAAACACTCAACAAAACCAGATTACATTTCCCATCCAGCCAGTCAGACCTTAgcaacactcacacagcagcaaatctgCACTTGAATAACCTGCTGTACTCCAGATCTTTAAACAGAACAGGTACTGAGAAGCACCCGCTGCTGCAGGCAGCAGGTCACACGATGCTACAACACAGGATGCATCGTACTGTATATCCAGCCTATTTTCTGTTGATGCTGTGACCGCAGCTCGCAATTGATACTCATGGCTGGATGCTACGAGTGACTCCAGATCCTAACTGAAAAGTGCTGATAGCagcaagaaggaggaggaggaggaggtctggCAGTCTCGCTGTGCTCGCTCCATGTGGAGGTGATGCACTGGCTGGTTTAAAGCcttgaaaaatgtgtgtttgaccGCAGGTAGCATTTGGCTCACACCTCCTCAGACCGGCTCACAGCAGCTCAAACCAGTCTGACCGTGGCCTAGAGGGACCCCTGAGGACTAGCTGGCAACTAACTTGTTGTTGAACTCCCAAAATGTTGACTGATGATTTGATTACACAACCCAACACACATATAATAATCAAATAGTGCAGCGCTAggtattaaaaaataattagaaTTAAATTAGAATAAAAAATATGTACGTATGTAATTGTCCAGTAAAAAATGAGATTTACAACTGCCAAACAATTTGTGTGTAAATTTGGGTGCACACAAATTTTAATCTATGCATGAATACCAAGTAATACAAATGCATGCAAATATAAAAATTACCAGATAACATTTGTAGGTGTGcgttttatatatttatatatatatctctctatatatagagagagatatacactcaacaaaaatataaacgcaacacttttgtttttgctcccatgtttcatgagatggacttgaagatctaaacttcattccagatacacaatattaccattcctctcaaacattgttcacaaatctgtctaaatgtgtgatagtgagcacttctgctttgctgagataatccatcccacctcacaggtgtgccacatcaagatgctgatctgacatcatgattagtgcacaggtgtaccttaaactgcccacaataaaaggccaccctgaaatgtgcagttttgtttctgctttattggcggtctggggactcagaaccagtcagtatctggtgtgaccaccatttgcctcatgcagtgcaacacatcttcttcgcatagagtttatcagattgtctattgtggcctgtggaatgttggtccactcctcttcaatggctgtgcgaagttgctggatattagtgggaactggtgcacgctgtcgtatacgccggtcaagcacatcccaaacatgttcaatgggtgacatgtccggtgagtatgctggccatgcaagaactgggacattttcagcttccaagaattgtgtacagatccttgcaacatggggccgtgcattatcttgctgaaacatgaggtgatgttcatggatgtatggcacaacaatgggcctcaggatctcatcacggtatctctgtgcattcaaaatgccatcaataaaatgcacctgtgttcttcgtccataacagatgcctgcccataccatgaccccaccaccaccatgggccactcgatccacaacattgacatcagcaaagcgctcacccacacgacgccacacacgctgtctgccatctgccctgaacaatgtaaaccgagattcatccgtgaatagaacacctctccaacgtgctagacgccatcgaatgtgagcatttgcccactcaaggctgttacggcgacgatctggagtcaggttaagaccccgatgaggacgacgagcatgcagttgagcttccctgagacggtttctgacagtttgtgcagaaattgtttggttatgcaaaccaattgtttcagcagctgtctgagtggctggtctcagacgatctcggaggtgaacctgctggatgtggaggtcctgggctggtatggttactcgtggtctgcggttgtgaggccggttggatgtactgccatattctctgaaacgcctttggagacggcttatggtggagaaatgaacattcaatgcacgagcaacagatctggttgacattcctgctgtcagcatgccaattgcacgctccctcaatgcttgtggcatctgtggcattttgctgtgagacaaaactgcacatttcagggtggccttttattgtgggcagtttgaggtacacctgtgcactaatcatgatgtcagatcagcatcttgatgtggcacacctgtgaggtgggatggattatctcagcaaagcagaagtgctcactatcacacatttagacagatttgtgaacaatgtttgagaggaatggtaatattgtgtatctggaatgaagtttagatcttcaagtccatctcatgaaacatgggagcaaaaacaaaagtgttgcgttatATCTGGTCTCCGTGTAGTATCACTGTGGGTTTTATTTAGTGAAATAATAACATTTGTAGGTGTgcgttttatatttatatatataaatataaaacgcACACCTACAAATTTTATCTGGTAATTTTTGCTTCCTGCGCATTCTAATGTCAAAACGTGTCTGCACAGGTTGCCCGATACGCATTTTGTTTTGAGATGTGGCTGTTTTGGTTGCGTATGCGAGTGAATATTTTGCTCTGCgactgaggggaaaaaatagGAGCACTTGTGCGAGTGACTTCTCTCAACACAGACTGACAAGGTGATGCCTATTTTGTAAATCCAACTTACAATATAACAGTTTTCACAACATCTCTTTAGTAAAGGAGTACAAGTGATTCACTGTGGTGGTGGTAGGGGACAGGGCGATGCTTTGTGACTGGCAGAATTTCCTCTTTAAATAACGCCAAAAAGTAGCCCTAAACAGGATGTACTGGATTTGAAGATGCCACTATCATTTACCATTATTGTTACTCACCAGGAAACTGAAAATGTTTGCCTCCTCTGTAGCTGTGCGCCTCGTTTTTGCCTCTGGTCTCCGTGTAGTATCACTGTGGGTTTTATTTAGTGAAATGTTGTGGGTAGTTTATGTGAAGTTTTTTAACTTAGGAGCACACATGCTCCTGGAGAAAATAGTTAGCGTAGAGCCCTGCATTATGACTTTGACATTATGAttgacagctgctgtcagagagagaaagatggtgGCTGTGGACTTCTTCCAGACATGCAGAGAAAATGGGAAGGAACCTAAACCCTTCAAGCTGATGGATCTGAGGGAGCTTCATAGTTGTATAAGTTGAACtagcattttgcattttttttatttgaacatAATTCAAATTGCTTGGTGTGCGCAGATGCACATGTATTTTTCACTTATGGGTGATTTGTGACCTTTTGAGATGAATAACTCTATATATAATCCAGTCAGGTGAGGACAGGCAGCCATGATGAATGTGTAACAGCTTGTGTAggattttgtgtgcatgtgacagAGCAGCTGATGCCTGCTCTGAGGTAACATTTAAGGTAACCGCAAACATCCACACCCAGTGATGTCATGACACACTGTAAAATCATAAGATGGTTCATGTGAAGCAGTGCCAGAGGAATAACTCTGGCACTGCTTCACATTGTTGTCCTGAGAGGAAATGCAAGTACAACAAGCTACGCACTGATCAGTCACTCTCACACACGCATTTCAGTGCATCCTGGTTTGTTCAAACAGTGGCAGGGTGTGACCACTGCTGTGCTATGCAGCCCTCCACCGGTGGCCTCTTGCTGTGCCAGCCTCCTGGTCTCCACTTTCCAAAGCAGCTTTGTTGCactaaaatgtgactttaaACCCCTCCTACATGCATTTTACACAGACAACAATAGTTACTGGAGAACAGCACTGTGCTAACAACTCAAACAACaactaagaaaaacaacatctgCAACAAGACGGCATAACCTTGAGTGAGTAGAGAAGAGGGTGCACATGCACAAGCAAAAGTTGTGTGATTATTATGcacaaaaggaggaaaaaaataatattagtGTACATGACATGTGGAAGCCGGTGCATGACTGCATCTTTCATAAATCAGTATTCATCCAAACTTTATTTACACTTTTACTGTGAACACATGACAATCAAAGCAATGGAGGATATCTAATAGCAACGTTTCAGCCATCAGTCACAAtcaacatgcacaaaaaagGATTCTTTTATGTTTATCTTTACATTACCCAACAGATTTAATGATCCATAACATTATGATCAACATGATGTGTGAGTTATATCAATCATGTTACCAACATGAACCATGCAAATGATAAAACTACAACTGCTAATCTCTAGGCAttataaaaactacaaaacagTTCCTGCTGTTGCAGTAACCTGACACTGAGCACTAAACAAACAGTCACCGTTGACAGGCCATGGATAATTTCATTTCAAAGGCCAGCTACTGTTGTATGCATTGATTTTGATTTTGGATGAGATATGTAGATCACTTATGGAAAATGAGTTTGTACTGTAATTAAGCAGAAGGGGCACACGCAGTGTAGATTTGATAACATAGGAATAgcaataacaacagcacaggaagCAATCTAActataaaatgtgtaaatattattgttttgTCATACAGGTATCTAATTAGACCTTCTTGGCCTGTGATGTCTGATTTAAGTGCAGCACCAAAAAACACAACCTCTGCAGCAGAAGTAACAACAACTTCCACACGAAGAGCACGGAAGGAGTAACACGTACATGTTTACTAACGGGACCTGGAAGTTTATCAGATGATTGACCTCAAACAATGTCAGCACAAAAGGCTCACTGTGCAATCAACAACGGAGCAATggaatccttttttttttctttcaccgCAAGAGCATGCACTGAAAGGGCCTCTGCttcacagctgcacagagatGAGACAAGAGGAGGCATGCTCCTCGATGCAGGAATACCAGAAAAGCTctgcacacattaacacagGCACAGCTGTCTCcgacacacaaaagaaaacacaacaagggACGCAACGGTTGCATGGCTGCAACTgtctgaggaagaagagaagaatgaaggaggtggtggtggtggtggtggtggtggtggtggtggtggtggtggtggtggtggtggtggtggtggtggtggtggtggtggtggtggtggtggtggtggtggtggtggtggtagaggggtgggtgggtgggggtgggtcaCAGGGGCAGAGGGTTATATAATGTGTGTGGCTGGAGGGAATAAGCATGAGCTCTGCATTCTATCATAACACAACGATGGTTAAATCTTTTACTGAGGTGGGATGCGATCACACCAGCTGATACAAACACCACTAATGCAAGAATGAACAAGATGCTAGTTACTGCATTTAGCCTGAACATAACAACACCTGCCGTCACATTTCAGAATGTGACCCTTTGAATTCTGTGTGCTCCAAAGCagcaactaatgactattttTATAGTGGATATTGATTATTAATGTGATTATTCTACAGAGCTTTTAAATTTAGCTTGAGCTTGTTTTAAAAATCTGTTTAATCAGATAGAGAGTCATTTAATTCTATCTTAAATAATCTTTAATTaatttgctttatttttaagtaatgaaaaaaatcaaaatagcGGTAAATTGAttatataaaaattaaattaaaaattatattttttttcagtaagcagcaataaaataatgaaaaaaaaactggtacATTTTGTACTCCTTTCCCATCCCATTAATCCCACAACATAATAATCTGTTCCAACCCAGTCCTACAAAAGTCCAAGAAGACCCATGGAGGGTGGTTAGATTTGGCCAagctacactcaacaaaaatataaacgcaacacttttgtttttgctcccatgtttcatgagatggacttgaagatctaaacttcattccagatacacaatattaccattcctctcaaacattgttcacaaatctgtctaaatgtgtgatagtgagcacttctgctttgctgagataatccatcccacctcacaggtgtgccacatcaagatgctgatctgacatcatgattagtgcacaggtgtacctcaaactgcccacaataaaaggccaccctgaaatgtgcagtttgtttctgctttattggcggtctggggactcagaaccagtcagtatctggtgtgaccaccatttgcctcatgcagtgcaacacatcttcttcgcatagagtttatcagattgtctattgtggcctgtggaatgttggtccactcctcttcaatggctgtgcgaagttgctggatattagtgggaactggtgcacgctgtcgtatacgccggtcaagcacatcccaaacatgttcaatgggtgacatgtccggtgagtatgctggccatgcaagaactgggacattttcagcttccaagaattgtgtacagatccttgcaacatggggccgtgcattatcttgctgaaacatgaggtgatgttcatggatgtatggcacaacaatgggcctcaggatctcatcacggtatctctgtgcattcaaaatgccatcaataaaatgcacctgtgttcttcgtccataacagatgcctgcccataccatgaccccaccaccaccatgggccactcgatccacaacattgacatcagcaaagcgctcacccacacgacgccacacacgctgtctgccatctgccctgaacaatgtaaaccgagattcatccgtgaagagaacacctctccaacgtgctagacgccatcgaatgtgagcggattatctcagcaaagcagaagtgctcactatcacacatttagacagatttgtgaacaatgtttgagaggaatggtaatattgtgtatctggaatgaagtttagatcttcaagtccatctcatgaaacatgggagcaaaaacaaaagtgttgcgtttatattttttttgagTGTACTTTACATGTATATCTTTGAAGTAAACTCATCTCAGAGTCTGATGTGTGTTTAATCACAAAATTGTTACTATAGCTCAATAGAGGCTGGGGTCTACATCACCAGGCAGTACCACAGGCTCCCCAGAAACATTCCAGCACATAACAGCAGAAGGTAAGATGCTACTGGGCAAAGTGTACATGGAACACCATGCATAGCCAGGTAGCTGGCATGGTGTGCAGAAAGCTGTGCAGCGTATGGGTTAGAAGTCCCCCTGTCAA from Parambassis ranga chromosome 19, fParRan2.1, whole genome shotgun sequence includes these protein-coding regions:
- the map2k6 gene encoding dual specificity mitogen-activated protein kinase kinase 6 isoform X1; the encoded protein is MEGGSEKEGKVFCASPPPHQSKGEMSQPKGGKRKPVLKLSKEVFEQPTPAAVPPRDLDSKACVTIGEKNFEVKADDLEQICELGRGAYGVVDKMRHVPSDVIMAVKRIRATVNTQEQKRLLMDLDISMRTVDCFYTVTFYGALFREGDVWICMELMDTSLDKFYKQVIEKGLTIPEDILGKIAVSIVKALEHLHSNLQVIHRDVKPSNVLINILGQVKMCDFGISGYLVDSVAKTMDAGCKPYMAPERINPETNQKGYNVKSDIWSLGITMIELAILRFPYDSWGTPFQQLKQVVEEPSPQLPADKFSPDFVVFTSQCLKKVSTERPTYTELMQHPFFTSHEAKETDVASFVKVILGD
- the map2k6 gene encoding dual specificity mitogen-activated protein kinase kinase 6 isoform X2: MRHVPSDVIMAVKRIRATVNTQEQKRLLMDLDISMRTVDCFYTVTFYGALFREGDVWICMELMDTSLDKFYKQVIEKGLTIPEDILGKIAVSIVKALEHLHSNLQVIHRDVKPSNVLINILGQVKMCDFGISGYLVDSVAKTMDAGCKPYMAPERINPETNQKGYNVKSDIWSLGITMIELAILRFPYDSWGTPFQQLKQVVEEPSPQLPADKFSPDFVVFTSQCLKKVSTERPTYTELMQHPFFTSHEAKETDVASFVKVILGD